Genomic window (Roseivirga sp. 4D4):
TTTTATTGAAAGAGCTGGCACGCCTGTTCCTGAGGTAGGCATTATTAACAATTCAAAAGAAGGAGTTGAAATGGTGAATTACTGGGCCGATCGCGGTATTAACTCCTTTAAGGTTTATCAAAACATCACCCGCCAAGATTTGACACAAGTGGTGAAGGCTGCCCACGCCAAGGGCAAAAAAGTGACCGGTCATATTTGCTCCTTAACCTATCGAGAAGCGGCCGAAATCGGAATTGATAACATTGAGCACGGATTCTTTCAGAGCTCTGACTTTGTAGCGGATAAAGTGGATGACTTCTGCCCTGCCTTTAAAAGAGGGCAAGCACTAAGAGACTTGGCCATCGATAGCCCAGAAATGAAGTCTCTAATGGATCTCTTAATCGAAAAGAATGTGGCAATTACTTCCACCCTCCCTGTTTTTGAGCCCTATACCGATCGCGAAGTTGTCTTGGGAGGTGGCATTGATGCCATGAGTCCCGAAATAAAAGAGAGCCTGATTGCAAGTCATACAAGAAGGCAGGGAAGAGATGCTGCCTCACTGGCCCAATTCAAGAAGCAGATGGCTTGGGAGAAAATGTTCTATGAAGCCGGTGGTAAGCTGGTCGCTGGTACTGACCCTACAGGCGCTGGAAGGACTGTAGCTGGTTATGCCAACCAAAGAGTAATAGAGCTCTTTATCGAAGCGGGTTTTAGCCTGACGGAAGCCATCAAAATATCATCTCTTAATGGTGCTGAATACCTTGAGAGGGATTCAGAGGTTGGTTCTTTAACAGTGGGTAAAAAAGCCGATCTGGTCTTAATTGGTGGAGATCTTGAATCGGATGTCTCCAATATTCGAAAAATGGAAATTGTCTTCAAAAATGGCATTGGATTCGACTCTCAAAAAATCTTTGAATCGATGAAGGGAAAAGTGGGTATGCATTGATCTGGAGAGCAATTCAAATCAATCCGCAGACCTTCAAGCTACTGCCTAATCCGGAAGCTTGAAATAAGGATTATAGATCAATCCCAGGACATTTCCCCAAGGGTCTTTTACGCTTGCCACCATCAGTTCGCCTCCTACATTAGTAGGTGCTTCGTGGGGAGTAGCGCCCTGGGCTAGGAGTCTTTGGTATTCTTCTTCGATTTTCTCCACACCCCAATAGCTCAATACGCTATCGATCTTTTCTCCTCCTGCTACTTCCTCAGGCTGCAAGCCTAGCTCGTAACCACCGATATTAAAACCAATGTAAAATGGCTCATCGAAATAGGGTTTTGTACTGAAAGCATGAGTATACCAAGCCTTGGCCGCTTCAATATCCGATACTTTATAAATCGTAGTTCTTAGTCCGAGCATTGTCAATTCTTATTTAAGTATTTCTTGTATTGCCGATCTGAAAGCCTCAAAATCAACGAGGTTCTTGTGTTGCCCACCTTCTACGGTAATTAATTGAGACTGCCCATTTGGAATCGATTCATGTAACCTTTTACCCGATTTGTAAGGAACTACTTCATCTTCCGTGCCATGAAAAATATGGACTGAGCACTTGGCAGTCTTCAGATATTTGAAGCTTTGAAAGTTATAGCGAAGTGCCCAATTAGAAGGATAAATCGGATAAAAACGTTGGGCCACCGAAGCCAATGAGTAATATGGCGTCTCAAGTATTAAGCGCTTGGGGTTGTGCCCTCCCGCCAACCAAGACGCGATTCCAGTACCAAGCGATCGGCCGTAGAGGGTGATTTCGTTTTCAGGATACTGGCTAAGGGCATGGCTGTAAAACAACTCTGCGTCTTTCAGCAGAAGCTCCATGGATCGTTCTCCCCTGCTTTTGCCATAGCCTCGATAATCCATTACCAAAACGTCATAATCAAGTTTTACGAAGCGCTCAACTACCTTTCCCCAACGGGTGAGATTACCACGGTTACCATGAAAATAGAGGATCAAACCTTTGGCACTATCTGCCCTAAAATGAATTGCATTCAAATTGGCACCGTCAGGTGTAGTGAGATTGATTTCTTCGTGTTTTGAGTCGAAAGCATAGAGATGATCTGCAGGTAATTCTCCGTCAAGGAAAATGAACTTCTCCTGTAGCGCATAGAGAAATATTGCACCGAGTATATAAACGAAAAGAAGACTGGAACCTATGATCAACAAGCGCTTCAAGATTATGGATTTTGTCTTTCCTTTTTACGTTTTCGCTTAAAATTCAGACTGGTTTCTGACGGATCGATGGTACCAGGTAATTTGGAGTTGAGGATTTCTTCGAGCATGCGATGGTATTCTTCGAAAGTGTGCAAGTTATTATGTCCAGCGCCAATTACAGGATAAAGCCGGGTGTTTTCAGCATTAACTTTTGATAGGGAAACGGCCGTTTTAAAAGGAATGAGTTTATCGTTTGTTCCATGAACGATTTTAATAGGGCAATCCACATACTTAAGCCACTTATAGGTGCGAATAGGAAACTTGATTAGAAGCGAAACGGGCATAAATGGAATATAGCGCTTCGTCACCTTGGCAAGACTGTAGTAAGGTGATTCTAACACCAGCATTCTAGGGTGATTGATAGAAGCAATTTTTGCTGCAAACCCAGAACCCAAGGATCGACCATAGAGGATGATATACTTTTCAGGGACCTGCTCTCTGACTTTAT
Coding sequences:
- a CDS encoding amidohydrolase family protein → MRFRILFSAIIISCTHLLNAQEFSRAVKPYVSLQETTVAIANVKLIDGTGGPIRTNQTIVFSGENITAIGDNNTVNIPEGAKRIDGTGKTVIPGLVMLHEHIFYPKPFDGVFSVAQMTFTFPRLYLAGGVTTIRTAGSIEPQTDLNIRKWIEEGRMLGPKMDLTGPFIERAGTPVPEVGIINNSKEGVEMVNYWADRGINSFKVYQNITRQDLTQVVKAAHAKGKKVTGHICSLTYREAAEIGIDNIEHGFFQSSDFVADKVDDFCPAFKRGQALRDLAIDSPEMKSLMDLLIEKNVAITSTLPVFEPYTDREVVLGGGIDAMSPEIKESLIASHTRRQGRDAASLAQFKKQMAWEKMFYEAGGKLVAGTDPTGAGRTVAGYANQRVIELFIEAGFSLTEAIKISSLNGAEYLERDSEVGSLTVGKKADLVLIGGDLESDVSNIRKMEIVFKNGIGFDSQKIFESMKGKVGMH
- a CDS encoding VOC family protein; its protein translation is MLGLRTTIYKVSDIEAAKAWYTHAFSTKPYFDEPFYIGFNIGGYELGLQPEEVAGGEKIDSVLSYWGVEKIEEEYQRLLAQGATPHEAPTNVGGELMVASVKDPWGNVLGLIYNPYFKLPD
- a CDS encoding alpha/beta hydrolase; translated protein: MKRLLIIGSSLLFVYILGAIFLYALQEKFIFLDGELPADHLYAFDSKHEEINLTTPDGANLNAIHFRADSAKGLILYFHGNRGNLTRWGKVVERFVKLDYDVLVMDYRGYGKSRGERSMELLLKDAELFYSHALSQYPENEITLYGRSLGTGIASWLAGGHNPKRLILETPYYSLASVAQRFYPIYPSNWALRYNFQSFKYLKTAKCSVHIFHGTEDEVVPYKSGKRLHESIPNGQSQLITVEGGQHKNLVDFEAFRSAIQEILK
- a CDS encoding alpha/beta hydrolase is translated as MEIGTILIIVGIAYVVANFVIYFAQERFLFKPEKLPEDFEFKYPNLQFEEYNLEKEPGVNINGIHFRIAEPKGVVIYLKGNSKSLKGWGKFAVDFTRLGYDVLMVDYRGFGKSTGKRSEESIKDDLQYVYDKVREQVPEKYIILYGRSLGSGFAAKIASINHPRMLVLESPYYSLAKVTKRYIPFMPVSLLIKFPIRTYKWLKYVDCPIKIVHGTNDKLIPFKTAVSLSKVNAENTRLYPVIGAGHNNLHTFEEYHRMLEEILNSKLPGTIDPSETSLNFKRKRKKERQNP